The following are encoded together in the Cyanobacterium aponinum PCC 10605 genome:
- a CDS encoding CO2 hydration protein translates to MKTATKIPPSTHEFAEVIHRLEAGGSMLPDTPENLMQIIGIYKAYAIPMDFYWRDLLYIAERVFLNPLPFFKYFISQEYLDLPNHYAGDTADLRIWRGQASAHPELLAFMEKGETSKMPKLFHHLMHDRVNMEFAEACMRAMLWHGRDMGMGKFDAYLDSDEYKANADKAIKAYFKGNPLMLGLYKLFPEMFLEQVRQLSYYANLGLFWEIMTAVFLEMSDIYDEGGFKGVPDAMDFLVNGIFAIAGRPIYHNVYIKGECYEIIPKSKGFTWLYEAALPYVEAVFYRTAPFRGTKSYNAQAHQVPREQKDFHYGILYADVFPVGSAGIPPTLLMDDMLHFLPDYLVEYYQKHCRGEDDMLIQLGVTFQRSMYNVTSAVIQALRTALLYPLDDDNPKHLMKNRQFFEMQMDRFKRPEARLRDIQSQDYR, encoded by the coding sequence ATGAAAACAGCAACTAAAATTCCTCCTTCCACTCACGAATTTGCCGAAGTTATCCATCGTTTGGAAGCTGGTGGCTCAATGTTACCAGATACCCCAGAAAATTTAATGCAAATTATCGGTATCTACAAGGCTTATGCTATCCCGATGGATTTTTACTGGCGAGATTTACTCTATATTGCCGAAAGAGTTTTTCTTAATCCCCTTCCTTTCTTTAAATATTTTATTTCTCAAGAATATCTCGATTTACCCAACCATTACGCTGGGGATACTGCCGATTTGAGAATATGGCGGGGGCAAGCTAGCGCTCATCCTGAATTACTTGCCTTCATGGAAAAAGGGGAAACAAGTAAAATGCCTAAATTATTCCATCATTTGATGCACGATCGCGTTAATATGGAGTTTGCTGAGGCTTGTATGCGGGCGATGTTATGGCATGGTAGAGATATGGGTATGGGCAAGTTTGATGCTTATCTCGACAGTGATGAGTATAAAGCCAATGCTGATAAAGCCATAAAAGCCTATTTTAAGGGCAATCCTCTGATGTTGGGTTTATATAAATTGTTCCCTGAAATGTTCCTAGAACAAGTACGCCAACTATCCTATTATGCTAATCTGGGTTTATTCTGGGAAATTATGACCGCAGTGTTTCTGGAAATGTCAGATATTTACGATGAGGGCGGTTTTAAAGGAGTGCCTGATGCAATGGATTTTCTGGTTAACGGTATATTTGCGATCGCAGGTCGTCCCATATATCATAATGTATATATAAAGGGAGAATGCTATGAAATTATCCCCAAATCCAAAGGTTTTACATGGCTATATGAAGCCGCTCTTCCCTATGTAGAAGCGGTATTTTATCGCACTGCCCCCTTCCGAGGTACAAAATCTTACAATGCCCAAGCCCATCAAGTACCCCGGGAACAAAAAGACTTCCATTATGGTATTCTCTATGCAGATGTTTTCCCCGTTGGTAGTGCAGGAATTCCCCCCACATTACTAATGGATGATATGTTGCATTTTCTCCCTGACTATTTAGTGGAATACTATCAAAAACACTGTCGAGGGGAAGATGATATGTTAATTCAATTAGGGGTAACATTCCAACGCTCAATGTATAATGTTACTTCGGCGGTAATCCAAGCATTACGCACTGCCCTTTTGTATCCCCTTGATGACGATAATCCCAAGCACTTAATGAAAAATCGTCAATTCTTTGAAATGCAAATGGATAGATTTAAGCGCCCAGAAGCAAGATTAAGAGATATTCAATCTCAAGATTACCGTTAA
- a CDS encoding fasciclin domain-containing protein: MPTIVDIAVNNDNFKTLVAAVQAANLVDVLQSEGPFTVFAPTDDAFAKLPPGTVTTLVQNPPQLARILTYHVVAGKLMKADLEKVDSVISVEGSPITIDCSDSFEVKNATVIMADIEADNGVIHVIDNVILMG; the protein is encoded by the coding sequence ATGCCTACCATCGTTGACATTGCCGTTAATAACGATAACTTTAAAACTTTAGTTGCCGCAGTTCAAGCCGCTAACCTAGTGGATGTATTACAAAGTGAAGGACCTTTTACCGTGTTTGCCCCTACCGATGATGCTTTTGCGAAACTACCTCCGGGCACAGTTACCACTTTAGTACAAAATCCCCCTCAACTGGCTCGAATCCTAACTTATCATGTGGTTGCAGGAAAACTAATGAAAGCTGATTTAGAAAAAGTTGACTCTGTCATTTCTGTGGAGGGTTCACCAATTACTATTGATTGTAGTGATAGTTTTGAGGTAAAAAATGCAACAGTTATTATGGCGGATATTGAAGCAGATAACGGAGTTATTCATGTGATTGATAATGTTATTTTGATGGGGTAG
- a CDS encoding YggS family pyridoxal phosphate-dependent enzyme: MNQNQLVKNLDEIRNTIPTSVRLVAVTKKVDVEVMKWVYEQGIKDFGENKLQEAINKQAQLQDLNDITWHFIGHLQSNKAKKAVESFAWIHSVDSLKIAQRLDFYAQQALNEKVIIKKPQVCLQVKPLPDDNKYGWTTEQLWNDLPLLQELHYLSVRGLMVILPLGLSQEETLSTFKSLKVLQEKIKDKGYFSDNFNQLSMGMSEDYLYAIEAGATMIRLGRVIFNDS, from the coding sequence ATGAATCAGAATCAATTGGTAAAAAATTTAGATGAAATCAGAAATACTATTCCTACCTCTGTGAGATTGGTGGCGGTAACAAAGAAAGTTGATGTTGAGGTCATGAAATGGGTTTATGAGCAAGGAATCAAAGATTTCGGAGAAAATAAGTTACAAGAGGCGATTAATAAACAGGCTCAATTACAGGATTTAAATGATATTACTTGGCATTTTATTGGGCATTTGCAGAGTAATAAGGCAAAAAAAGCGGTAGAGTCTTTTGCTTGGATTCATTCGGTGGATAGTCTGAAAATTGCTCAACGTCTTGATTTTTATGCACAACAGGCATTGAACGAAAAGGTCATTATAAAAAAACCTCAAGTGTGCTTACAAGTTAAGCCGTTACCTGATGATAATAAATATGGTTGGACCACAGAACAACTGTGGAATGATTTACCTTTACTGCAAGAGTTACATTATCTTAGTGTTAGAGGTTTGATGGTGATTTTACCTTTAGGTTTGTCTCAAGAGGAAACTCTTTCTACTTTTAAATCGTTGAAAGTTTTACAGGAAAAAATTAAAGATAAGGGTTATTTTTCAGATAATTTTAATCAACTATCTATGGGAATGTCAGAAGACTATTTATATGCGATCGAGGCTGGAGCTACTATGATTCGCCTAGGTAGAGTTATATTTAATGATAGTTAA